Proteins encoded in a region of the Chryseobacterium piperi genome:
- a CDS encoding pseudouridine synthase, translated as MLEILYRDEHLIAINKPSGLLVHKSFYSGEADTYAIQELRKQIGQYVFPVHRLDRKTSGVLLFTLDKETLKIMSEEFATRQVEKKYIAILRGWAKEEETIDYDLINENEVRQNAITYYHRLQTSEIELPFLKHQTSRYCLVEAIPETGRFHQLRKHFKHILHPILGCRKHGCNKQNKLWLQTFGINKMTLHAHQLVFNHPISNQRITVNATVDSEFKRVGDILNFDLSSYS; from the coding sequence ATGTTAGAAATTCTTTACCGCGACGAACATCTTATTGCTATTAATAAACCAAGCGGATTATTGGTACATAAGTCTTTTTATTCTGGGGAAGCAGATACTTATGCTATCCAGGAATTGAGAAAGCAGATTGGGCAATATGTTTTTCCCGTACATCGCCTTGACCGAAAAACTTCGGGTGTTTTGCTGTTCACTTTAGATAAAGAAACGTTGAAAATCATGAGTGAGGAATTTGCTACACGACAGGTTGAAAAGAAATACATCGCAATTCTTCGTGGTTGGGCAAAAGAAGAAGAAACTATTGATTATGATTTAATTAATGAAAACGAAGTCAGGCAAAACGCGATTACGTATTATCATCGTTTACAGACTTCAGAAATAGAATTACCTTTTTTAAAACATCAAACTTCAAGATATTGTTTAGTTGAAGCCATTCCTGAAACAGGAAGGTTTCATCAGTTGAGAAAACATTTTAAGCACATTTTACACCCTATTCTAGGTTGTCGTAAGCACGGATGCAACAAACAAAATAAGTTGTGGCTTCAAACATTTGGCATCAACAAAATGACGCTTCACGCCCATCAATTGGTTTTTAATCACCCTATTTCTAACCAAAGAATTACGGTAAATGCAACTGTCGATAGTGAATTTAAAAGAGTAGGAGATATTTTAAATTTCGATTTGAGTTCATATTCTTAA
- a CDS encoding glycine--tRNA ligase encodes MAKQEDVFKKVISHAKEYGFIFPSSEIYDGLSAVYDYGQNGAELKNNIKQYWWKAMVQLNENIVGIDSAILMHPTTWKASGHVDAFNDPLIDNKDSKKRFRADVLVEDYCAKIEDKENKEIEKAAKRFGDSFDKAQFEATNPKILEYRAKREAILSRLAKSLENEDLADVKALIEELEIADPDTGSKNWTDVRQFNLMFGTKLGASAENAMDLYLRPETAQGIFVNFLNVQKTSRHRLPFGIAQIGKAFRNEIVARQFIFRMREFEQMEMQFFVAPGTELEFYEQWKTKRLNWHLALGLGDSNYRFHDHEKLAHYANAAADIEFNFPFGFKELEGIHSRTDFDLKAHEKHSGRKLQFFDPERNENYVPYVVETSVGLDRLFLSIFSHCLKDEVLEDGSERTVLSLPPALAPVKAAILPLMKKDGLAEYAEKIFNDLKYDFNLFYEEKDAIGKRYRRQDAIGTPYCITVDHDSLNDHTVTIRDRDTMQQERVPVSELRRIIDEKTNFRNLLSKI; translated from the coding sequence ATGGCAAAGCAAGAAGATGTTTTCAAGAAAGTGATTTCTCACGCTAAAGAGTATGGTTTTATTTTCCCTTCCAGTGAGATCTATGATGGTTTATCCGCTGTTTATGATTATGGGCAAAATGGTGCTGAACTGAAAAATAATATCAAACAATATTGGTGGAAAGCTATGGTACAGCTTAACGAAAATATTGTGGGTATTGATTCGGCCATCCTTATGCACCCTACTACCTGGAAAGCCTCAGGCCACGTAGACGCTTTCAATGATCCATTGATTGACAATAAAGATTCAAAAAAACGTTTCAGAGCTGACGTTTTGGTAGAAGACTATTGCGCCAAAATTGAAGACAAGGAAAACAAAGAGATTGAAAAGGCAGCCAAAAGATTCGGAGATTCTTTTGATAAGGCTCAGTTTGAAGCTACTAATCCAAAAATTTTAGAATACAGAGCAAAAAGAGAGGCTATTCTTTCAAGATTAGCAAAATCTCTGGAGAACGAAGATCTTGCTGATGTAAAAGCCTTGATTGAGGAACTTGAAATTGCAGATCCTGATACAGGTTCTAAAAACTGGACTGATGTAAGACAGTTCAACCTAATGTTTGGAACTAAACTCGGAGCTTCTGCAGAAAATGCGATGGATCTTTATTTAAGACCAGAAACAGCTCAGGGTATCTTTGTTAACTTCTTAAATGTACAAAAAACATCACGTCACAGACTTCCTTTTGGTATTGCCCAAATTGGTAAGGCATTCAGAAACGAGATCGTTGCAAGACAGTTTATTTTCAGAATGCGTGAATTTGAACAAATGGAAATGCAATTCTTTGTAGCTCCGGGAACAGAGCTTGAATTCTACGAACAGTGGAAAACCAAACGTCTGAACTGGCACCTTGCTTTAGGTTTAGGAGACAGCAATTACAGATTCCATGACCATGAAAAGCTGGCACATTACGCTAACGCTGCAGCTGATATCGAATTTAATTTCCCGTTTGGATTCAAAGAATTAGAAGGTATTCACTCAAGAACTGATTTCGATTTAAAAGCTCATGAAAAGCATTCAGGAAGAAAACTTCAGTTCTTCGATCCGGAAAGAAATGAAAACTACGTTCCTTATGTAGTAGAAACTTCTGTGGGTCTGGACAGATTATTCCTTTCCATATTCTCTCACTGTTTAAAAGACGAAGTACTGGAAGATGGCTCTGAAAGAACCGTATTATCCCTACCTCCGGCTTTAGCTCCAGTGAAGGCAGCCATTCTTCCATTGATGAAGAAAGATGGTTTGGCAGAGTATGCTGAGAAAATATTCAATGATCTGAAATATGATTTCAACTTATTCTATGAAGAAAAAGATGCTATTGGAAAACGATACAGAAGACAGGATGCCATCGGTACTCCTTATTGTATTACGGTAGACCATGATTCCCTTAACGATCATACGGTAACGATACGAGACAGAGATACAATGCAGCAGGAAAGAGTTCCGGTATCTGAGCTCAGAAGGATCATCGATGAGAAAACCAATTTCAGAAATTTACTTTCGAAAATATAA
- a CDS encoding serine hydrolase domain-containing protein, translating to MGLLILQGFLICIIVLIILMYILGYGYLFNGISKTYLRGKLSANIDDGKLFTSNPITTESPRLWEEDPLYNKIELPKNILDDLTHSNTASFLVIKDGKLIHEQYWNGYTQLSKTNSFSMAKAVTVMLLGKALEEGKIKNIDEKFTDFFEDFKQKKFGTDLTLKNLAQMEAALDWDEDYKNPFLPNAKAYYGRSLAKAAFSRKLTAEPGKQFEYQSGATQLLGFAIQKAVNQTLASYLSEKFWTPLGMEQNAEWSTDESGMEKTYCCIHSNARDFAKLGQLFLDNGKADDVQVLNSDFIEQMRTPTENSEDIYGMGLWINHDNPIKHYYFLGLQGQYIIMVPDHKMVIVRTGSYENLPKNDRGRPDQVKFLVNETVQLFQ from the coding sequence ATGGGACTGCTTATTTTGCAAGGCTTTTTAATTTGTATTATCGTGCTGATTATCCTTATGTATATTCTGGGATACGGCTACTTGTTTAATGGGATTTCTAAAACCTACCTGAGGGGGAAATTAAGTGCCAACATTGATGATGGAAAACTCTTTACCAGCAATCCAATTACGACTGAAAGCCCTAGGCTCTGGGAAGAAGACCCTTTGTATAATAAAATAGAATTGCCCAAAAACATTCTTGATGATTTAACTCATTCTAACACCGCTTCCTTTTTAGTCATTAAAGACGGAAAACTAATTCATGAGCAATATTGGAACGGATATACTCAGCTTTCCAAAACCAATTCTTTCTCTATGGCCAAAGCGGTTACAGTAATGCTTTTGGGAAAAGCCCTGGAGGAGGGTAAAATAAAAAATATTGATGAAAAGTTTACCGATTTCTTTGAAGATTTTAAACAGAAAAAATTCGGAACTGATCTGACATTAAAAAATCTGGCGCAAATGGAAGCAGCTCTGGATTGGGATGAGGATTACAAAAACCCTTTTCTTCCCAACGCGAAAGCTTATTATGGAAGAAGCCTTGCCAAAGCAGCTTTTTCCAGAAAGCTTACTGCAGAACCCGGTAAACAATTTGAATATCAAAGCGGAGCTACTCAGCTATTAGGTTTTGCCATTCAAAAAGCGGTTAACCAGACATTGGCAAGTTATCTATCCGAAAAGTTCTGGACTCCATTGGGGATGGAACAAAATGCGGAATGGAGTACGGACGAAAGCGGAATGGAAAAAACATACTGCTGTATTCATTCCAATGCAAGAGATTTCGCTAAGCTAGGGCAGCTATTTCTCGATAATGGAAAGGCAGATGATGTCCAGGTGCTTAATTCCGATTTTATTGAACAAATGAGAACTCCTACCGAAAACTCAGAAGACATTTATGGGATGGGGCTTTGGATTAACCACGACAATCCAATAAAGCATTACTACTTTTTAGGCCTTCAGGGGCAATATATCATCATGGTTCCGGATCACAAGATGGTTATTGTAAGAACCGGAAGCTATGAAAACTTACCTAAGAATGACAGAGGAAGACCTGATCAGGTAAAATTTCTAGTCAACGAAACCGTACAACTATTTCAGTAA
- a CDS encoding YdeI/OmpD-associated family protein translates to MEKYSQKIDEYIEKSQDFAKPILNYIRETVHEFCPDVEETMKWNFPHFIYKGKNLCAMASFKQHCTFGFWLEKEMKTMRETTRDIEKNSMFSLGKITKIQDLPSKPQLKKAILEAMELNDMGVTLKKAPVSKTEAIIHEDFQKALNDHKKALEVFHNASLSFRKEYALWISEAKTEATRNKRIEQALEWIAGGKGRNWKYEKKPS, encoded by the coding sequence ATGGAAAAATACAGCCAAAAAATCGACGAATACATTGAAAAATCCCAGGATTTTGCGAAGCCTATTTTAAATTACATCCGTGAAACCGTTCATGAGTTCTGTCCGGATGTTGAAGAAACGATGAAATGGAATTTTCCTCATTTTATCTACAAAGGAAAGAATCTTTGTGCGATGGCTTCATTTAAGCAACATTGTACTTTTGGATTCTGGTTGGAAAAAGAAATGAAAACGATGCGGGAAACCACCCGGGATATTGAAAAAAACTCGATGTTCAGCCTGGGCAAAATCACAAAAATTCAGGATCTCCCTTCAAAACCTCAGCTAAAAAAAGCGATATTGGAAGCAATGGAACTTAATGATATGGGAGTTACTCTTAAAAAAGCACCTGTTTCCAAAACCGAAGCTATAATTCATGAAGACTTTCAAAAAGCATTAAACGATCATAAAAAAGCATTGGAGGTTTTCCACAACGCCTCTCTTTCTTTCAGAAAAGAATATGCGCTATGGATTTCGGAGGCCAAAACGGAGGCCACAAGAAATAAAAGAATAGAACAGGCTTTGGAATGGATTGCAGGAGGAAAAGGAAGAAACTGGAAATATGAGAAAAAACCTTCTTAA
- a CDS encoding Y-family DNA polymerase — MYALVDCNNFFVSCERTLDPALENKPVVVLSNNDGCVVSRSKEAKALGIPMAAPAFKYKALFKEHDVKSFSAKFELYNFKSQEVMNIAKSYVTDHEIYSIDELFLDLNGFKYVNIEEYCLEIRNKIQEEVHIPVSIGLAPTKMLCKVANRIVKEYPERFNGVYALDTQEKIEKALKWLDIADVWGIGRKLCVKMNDNGVYKAWDLLQKPEIWIKKVMGIHGIRMINELKGIRQLELEAASPKKSIAVTRSFMEMLTEKEEVRERVETFGMYCSERLRKQNTCCKMITVFVQTNRFRKDLPEYKKAITQVLPNPTNSSILIGRVVNELFELIYKQGFHYKKAGVIVNDFVPESERLISLFEEDTQNQHLPVMRAMDAMNKKFGKDKVRLGSMSGENTFGRAKLSPEYETFLKNNTLPEANFRFH; from the coding sequence ATGTACGCTCTGGTGGATTGCAATAATTTCTTTGTTTCATGTGAAAGGACTTTAGATCCTGCTCTTGAAAACAAACCCGTTGTGGTACTTTCTAACAACGATGGATGTGTTGTGTCAAGAAGCAAAGAAGCCAAAGCTCTGGGAATTCCAATGGCAGCTCCTGCATTTAAATATAAAGCACTTTTTAAAGAACATGATGTCAAAAGCTTTTCTGCCAAATTTGAACTATACAATTTTAAAAGTCAGGAGGTAATGAATATTGCCAAATCATATGTTACTGACCATGAAATTTATAGTATTGATGAGCTTTTCCTGGATCTGAACGGTTTTAAATATGTAAATATAGAAGAGTATTGTCTTGAAATCAGGAATAAGATTCAGGAGGAGGTTCATATTCCGGTAAGCATAGGCCTTGCTCCGACAAAGATGCTATGCAAAGTGGCGAACAGAATAGTGAAGGAATATCCTGAAAGATTTAATGGAGTTTACGCCCTGGACACGCAGGAAAAAATTGAGAAAGCATTAAAATGGCTTGATATTGCAGATGTATGGGGTATTGGAAGAAAGCTGTGCGTGAAAATGAATGATAACGGGGTTTATAAAGCATGGGATTTGCTTCAGAAGCCCGAAATATGGATTAAAAAGGTGATGGGAATTCACGGCATAAGAATGATCAATGAATTAAAAGGAATCCGACAGCTGGAGCTTGAAGCGGCATCACCGAAAAAATCTATTGCTGTTACCCGCAGTTTTATGGAGATGCTGACTGAAAAAGAGGAAGTAAGAGAGCGGGTGGAGACTTTTGGGATGTATTGTTCTGAACGGCTGAGAAAGCAAAATACCTGTTGTAAAATGATTACGGTTTTTGTACAGACCAATCGATTCAGAAAAGACCTTCCGGAATATAAAAAAGCCATTACTCAGGTTCTTCCCAATCCTACGAACTCATCTATTCTTATTGGGAGAGTGGTGAATGAGCTTTTCGAGCTTATTTATAAACAAGGATTTCATTATAAGAAAGCCGGAGTAATTGTCAATGATTTTGTTCCTGAAAGCGAGAGGCTGATCAGTTTATTTGAAGAAGATACACAAAATCAGCATTTGCCAGTAATGAGAGCGATGGATGCTATGAATAAAAAGTTTGGAAAGGATAAAGTTCGTCTCGGAAGTATGAGTGGGGAAAACACTTTTGGACGCGCAAAACTATCTCCCGAGTATGAAACTTTTTTAAAAAATAATACGCTTCCTGAAGCTAATTTCAGATTCCACTAA
- a CDS encoding M15 family metallopeptidase: MDRVTLERIEKLHPLVREEAKQIIKACDEALTGRAKIRITQGLRSFEEQERLYAIGRLTTGRKVTNAKAGQSIHNYGLAVDICLIIDGKTASWDTAKDWDNDGVADWYECVKVFAKYGWDWGGNWKTFKDLPHFEKKNIPTQKGLIKTTWRTLAKMPRDRNGYIIF, from the coding sequence ATGGATCGAGTGACTTTAGAAAGAATAGAAAAGCTTCACCCTTTAGTAAGGGAGGAGGCAAAACAGATTATCAAAGCATGTGATGAAGCTCTTACCGGAAGAGCTAAGATTAGAATAACCCAAGGATTACGTTCTTTTGAAGAACAGGAAAGGCTTTATGCGATCGGAAGATTAACCACGGGAAGGAAAGTTACCAATGCCAAAGCCGGCCAGAGTATTCACAACTATGGGCTTGCTGTTGATATCTGCCTAATCATTGATGGAAAAACAGCCAGTTGGGACACAGCAAAAGACTGGGATAATGATGGTGTAGCCGATTGGTATGAATGTGTGAAAGTTTTTGCCAAATATGGATGGGATTGGGGCGGAAACTGGAAGACATTTAAAGACCTTCCCCATTTTGAAAAAAAGAACATTCCAACCCAAAAAGGTCTTATAAAAACCACTTGGAGAACATTAGCCAAAATGCCCAGAGACAGGAACGGATACATTATATTTTAA